The DNA segment CGGTGGAAATGGTAGAAACCAGTGAAAAATGGGAACAAGAAATTGGTGTTTTAATTGACCCTGATGCATTTGCAGAAGTCTGGATTGGTTTGATTAATGATAATGATGAAATGGATAACGTTTTTGCTCGTTTTTTAATTTCACATCAAGCAGAAAATCGTGAATATCATATAATTTGGAAAGAATAAGAGGATAAAAATGAGTGATTTTTCATTAGAATTTCGTAATGCGATGGCAAATTTACCCACAGCGGTTAGTATTGTTACCACAAAAGGAGAAGCGGGTAAAGTTGGATTAACAGTATCTTCAGTTTGTTCTGTAAGTGATACACCTGCTACAGTATTATTTTGTATCAACAAAGAGAGTGGTACTCACGATATTTTTAAGCAAAATGGTAAAGCCTGTATCAACATCTTAATGCCTCAACAAGTAGAACTTGCTAAACATTTCGCAAATATGCTGGATTCAACAATGGAACAACGTTTTGAATGGGATATATGGCAAGACAGTGATCAACCTGCACTAAAAGAGGCAGTTTCAACTCTGCAGGGAAATATTGTTAATTGTTATGAAGTGGGTACTCATACCGTATTTATTTTGCAGCTTACAGAGATTAATTCCACAATAGGCAATGTTTTAACTTATTTTAACCGTCGTTTCAGTACCGCTATATTAGATTAAAAATTTCCATAAAAAAAACCACCGATAATTTCTTATCAGTGGTTTAGAATAAGTGGCGGAGGAAGTGAGATTCGAACTCACGGAGGATTTAAACCCTCGCCGGTTTTCAAGACCGGTGCCTTCAACCGCTCGACCATTCCTCCGTTGAAAACGTGTTGAATAATATAGATATTACGAAAAGTCGTCAAGAAGAAAAATAAAAAAAATGTCTGTTTGCATTGTTTTTCATCAATCTTCATCTTTATTTATATATAATTTTCTCTTTTTAGATAGAAAAACAGGACTAAAAATGGTAATTTAATACACCTATCTTATTGTAGAGAAAAAGAAAATGTTGTTTGTTATTTTAACTATTATTACCTATGTAGCGGCGATACTTTGGATTGCGCCCACTATTATAAAAACAAATACAAATAAACCAAATACTACCGTTATTTTGGGTTTCGGAATATTGGCAGTACTGCTTCATTTTATTACCCTCTCTAATCAACTTTCTACTATGTTTGGATTTAGGCTAACTATAATAAATGTTGTTTCATTTATCTGTTTATTAATGAGCCTAATGATGACTTTTGCCATTACAAAATGGAAAACAAGTTTATTACCTTTGTTGGTCATTTATATTTTAAGTATTGTGAGTGTCGCACTTTCAGGTTTTATTATAGGAGAGACTGCAAAATATTTTTCTCAAAATATAAGTTTATTATTTCATATCTCAATTGCAATGCTTTCCTATGCAATGTTTTTTATTGCATTGCTTTATGTATTTCAATTGAAATGGATTGATATTAAATTAAAAAATAAACAGCTCTCTTTTAATTCGCATTTACCCCCATTGATGACCGTTGAGCGACATCTATTTTCTTTGACGTTTATCGCCCAAGTTTTATTAACTCTCACGTTGATTACAGGTATAATTTATTTACCACAAGTTTTCTCAAATACTCAAATACATAAAACAGTATTTTCTTTTATGGCTTGGATTATTTATGCTATTTTACTTTTTGGACAATGGAAGTTACATTGGCGAGGAAAACGAGTGCTAATTTATTCAATTTCAGGTATGATCTTACTTACTGTAGGCTATTTCGGAAGTCGAATATAGCTACCAAATAAATGTTTAGGTAAGCGGTCACATTATTATAAAATTTTGCAAAAACTCAATTATTAAAAATAATAAAAATATGTTACCACTTGATGATATAACTAATATAGGATTTTAAATTTTGGAAACCATACCCTTGAGTACGCTTTTTATTACTCTTGTGCTACTACTTTTTCTTTCTGCATTCTTTTCAAGTTCTGAAACTGCGTTAATGTCACTTAACCGCTATAAAATGCGAAATCTTGTTGAAAAAGGACATAAAGCCGCTATCCAAACTGAAAAATTACTTGAAAAAACAGACATTCTACTAAGTTTA comes from the Pasteurella atlantica genome and includes:
- a CDS encoding HI1450 family dsDNA-mimic protein; protein product: MDNVTKLTPDEAIDIAYDIFLEMAGENLDPADILLFNLQFEECGAVEMVETSEKWEQEIGVLIDPDAFAEVWIGLINDNDEMDNVFARFLISHQAENREYHIIWKE
- a CDS encoding flavin reductase, with translation MSDFSLEFRNAMANLPTAVSIVTTKGEAGKVGLTVSSVCSVSDTPATVLFCINKESGTHDIFKQNGKACINILMPQQVELAKHFANMLDSTMEQRFEWDIWQDSDQPALKEAVSTLQGNIVNCYEVGTHTVFILQLTEINSTIGNVLTYFNRRFSTAILD
- a CDS encoding cytochrome C assembly family protein; its protein translation is MLFVILTIITYVAAILWIAPTIIKTNTNKPNTTVILGFGILAVLLHFITLSNQLSTMFGFRLTIINVVSFICLLMSLMMTFAITKWKTSLLPLLVIYILSIVSVALSGFIIGETAKYFSQNISLLFHISIAMLSYAMFFIALLYVFQLKWIDIKLKNKQLSFNSHLPPLMTVERHLFSLTFIAQVLLTLTLITGIIYLPQVFSNTQIHKTVFSFMAWIIYAILLFGQWKLHWRGKRVLIYSISGMILLTVGYFGSRI